One Thermoanaerobaculia bacterium DNA segment encodes these proteins:
- the lpdA gene encoding dihydrolipoyl dehydrogenase, producing the protein MSANASYDLVVIGSGPGGYVAAIRASQLGLKTAVVEKDAALGGVCTLRGCIPTKALLHAADVLEEARHGDDIGVVAKEIRFELAAAMKHKTKVVRQSSNGIAFLMKKNKIDVHTGFGRLSDPHTVAVKSDAGESTLSAKFVIIATGSKPRALPIIPTDHETVLDSDSILELAEVPKSLIVIGSGAVGVEFASMFSRFGSKTTIIEMLPRLVPIEDEEISKELASAFRKQGIASFVDTKVEKAEKVAGGVEVIARTSAGKTETLKAEKLLVAVGRQPLSQNIGLEALGIATERGYVKIDDRCRTSVPNVFAIGDVVPTPWLAHVASAEGIVAAETAAGAPTFPLDYDQIPGCTYCSPEIGSIGLTEAKARERGHDVVVGKFPFTASGKARCLNDTQGFVKIVSDRKYGEVLGVHIIGPAATELVAEAGAAMKLEATAEDLARTIHAHPTLSEAVHEAAEAIAEGSPIHI; encoded by the coding sequence TTGAGCGCCAACGCATCCTACGATCTCGTCGTCATCGGCTCCGGGCCCGGCGGATACGTCGCGGCGATCCGGGCCTCGCAGCTCGGGTTGAAGACCGCCGTCGTGGAAAAGGACGCGGCGCTCGGCGGCGTCTGCACGCTGCGCGGATGCATCCCGACGAAAGCCCTTCTCCACGCCGCCGACGTCCTCGAGGAGGCGCGGCACGGCGACGACATCGGCGTCGTCGCCAAAGAGATCCGTTTCGAGCTCGCCGCGGCGATGAAGCACAAGACGAAGGTCGTCCGCCAGAGCAGCAACGGGATCGCCTTCCTGATGAAGAAGAACAAGATCGACGTGCACACCGGCTTCGGGAGGCTTTCGGACCCGCACACCGTCGCGGTGAAGAGCGACGCGGGGGAGAGCACGCTTTCCGCGAAGTTCGTGATCATCGCGACCGGCTCGAAGCCGCGCGCGCTTCCGATCATCCCGACCGATCACGAGACGGTGCTCGACTCCGATTCCATCCTCGAGCTGGCGGAGGTCCCGAAATCGCTCATCGTGATCGGCTCCGGCGCGGTCGGCGTCGAGTTCGCCTCGATGTTCTCCCGGTTCGGCTCGAAGACGACGATCATCGAGATGCTGCCCCGCCTCGTCCCGATCGAGGACGAGGAGATCTCGAAAGAGCTCGCCTCGGCGTTTCGCAAGCAGGGGATCGCTTCGTTCGTCGACACGAAGGTCGAGAAGGCGGAGAAGGTCGCGGGGGGTGTCGAGGTCATCGCGCGGACCTCGGCCGGGAAGACGGAGACGCTCAAGGCCGAGAAGCTCCTCGTCGCGGTCGGACGTCAGCCGCTGTCCCAGAACATCGGCCTCGAAGCGCTCGGGATCGCGACCGAGCGCGGATACGTCAAGATCGACGACCGGTGCCGCACGTCCGTTCCGAACGTCTTTGCGATCGGCGACGTCGTCCCGACGCCGTGGCTCGCGCACGTCGCCTCCGCGGAAGGGATCGTGGCGGCGGAAACGGCGGCCGGGGCGCCGACCTTCCCTCTCGACTACGACCAGATCCCCGGATGCACGTATTGCTCCCCGGAGATCGGCTCGATCGGACTCACCGAAGCGAAGGCGCGCGAGCGCGGCCACGACGTCGTCGTCGGCAAGTTCCCGTTCACGGCGAGCGGCAAGGCCCGCTGTCTGAACGACACGCAGGGATTCGTCAAGATCGTCTCCGACCGGAAGTACGGAGAGGTCCTCGGCGTCCACATCATCGGCCCGGCCGCGACCGAGCTCGTCGCCGAGGCGGGCGCGGCCATGAAGCTCGAGGCGACCGCGGAAGACCTCGCGCGCACGATCCACGCGCATCCGACGCTGTCGGAAGCGGTGCACGAGGCGGCCGAAGCGATCGCCGAGGGGAGCCCGATTCATATTTAG
- a CDS encoding ABC transporter substrate-binding protein codes for MLLRSFAAAAALALLFASCAPSAPGHEGIPIGFYGSLTGPTATFGQSGKNGSTLALDEINAAGGVLGEKLALHVEDDRGEPAEAASAVSKLISRDHVVGLLGEAASSRTLAAAPIAQKSEIPMITPSSTNPQVTLVGSYVFRVCFTDDFQGAMLARFAARDLKAKTALLLTDVRSDYSAGLGAAFRQAFEALGGRIAGEQRYAEGDTDFSAQLTQMRTTPADVIFVPGYYTDVGLIARQKKSLGVPGILLGGDGWDSPRLTEIGGDALNGAYFGNHYSPQDPDPAVRRFVDAYRARFGAVPDSVGALAYDAARLLVDAIRRAGSTAGPRIREALAATKKFPGVTGDLTFDLERNPVKPIAILQIESGRYRFVEKLAPEAAGK; via the coding sequence GTGCTCTTGCGATCGTTCGCCGCGGCCGCGGCGCTCGCGCTCCTTTTCGCGTCGTGCGCTCCTTCCGCTCCCGGGCACGAGGGGATCCCGATCGGCTTCTATGGATCGCTGACCGGACCGACGGCGACGTTCGGCCAGTCGGGGAAGAACGGCTCGACCCTCGCGCTCGACGAGATCAACGCGGCGGGAGGCGTCCTCGGCGAGAAGCTCGCCCTGCACGTCGAGGACGACCGCGGCGAGCCCGCCGAGGCCGCGTCCGCCGTGTCGAAGCTCATCTCACGCGACCACGTCGTCGGCCTCCTCGGGGAGGCCGCGTCGTCGCGAACGCTCGCCGCCGCGCCGATCGCCCAGAAGAGCGAGATCCCGATGATCACCCCCTCCTCGACGAACCCGCAGGTGACGCTCGTCGGCTCGTACGTCTTCCGCGTCTGTTTCACCGACGACTTCCAGGGAGCGATGCTCGCCCGCTTCGCCGCGCGGGATCTGAAGGCGAAGACGGCGCTCCTCCTGACCGACGTGCGGAGCGACTACAGCGCGGGGCTCGGCGCCGCCTTTCGGCAGGCGTTCGAAGCGCTCGGCGGCCGCATCGCGGGGGAGCAGCGCTACGCCGAAGGCGATACCGACTTTTCGGCGCAGCTCACGCAGATGCGTACGACCCCCGCCGACGTGATCTTCGTCCCCGGGTACTACACGGACGTCGGTCTCATCGCTCGGCAGAAGAAATCGCTCGGCGTTCCGGGCATCCTCCTCGGCGGGGACGGGTGGGACTCTCCGCGACTGACCGAGATCGGCGGCGACGCCCTCAACGGCGCGTACTTCGGGAACCACTACTCCCCGCAGGACCCGGATCCGGCCGTGCGTCGCTTCGTCGACGCGTACCGCGCCCGCTTCGGCGCCGTTCCCGACTCCGTGGGCGCGCTCGCGTACGACGCAGCGCGGCTCCTCGTCGACGCGATCCGGCGCGCCGGCTCGACCGCCGGACCCCGCATCCGGGAGGCGCTCGCCGCGACGAAGAAGTTCCCCGGAGTGACCGGCGACCTCACGTTCGACCTCGAGCGCAATCCCGTCAAGCCGATCGCGATCCTCCAGATCGAGAGCGGCCGGTACCGCTTCGTGGAAAAGCTCGCTCCGGAGGCGGCGGGGAAGTAG
- a CDS encoding phospholipase D-like domain-containing protein produces MLARLPRIRCAAAAALIGASIGCAAGPRPASVFFFEAKLDPASADFGRELSSVTGEPLIAGNRCRLLENGDRMFEAMLEAIRNARATVNVETYIFQSDSTGVRFARALEERARAGVRCRVLVDAWGSHTLSKTLESEMRKAGVEFERFRPILLFHRLKNRTHRKILVVDGAVAFVGGQGFDDRWTGDADSPKHWHDAAVSVEGPAVARIQSVFAENWIEMRRPVPAGPGDYPELPPAGGEDVMVLRSSFGERSSRAALGLDVLLHAARREILIENAYFIPDATTIGLLCDAARRGVRVDVIVPGVRNNLGYVRRVSRSTYGALLEAGVRIFEYRPTMMHSKVAEFDGLWASVGSANIDSRSYFLNDEANVNVRSAKLAGEIAGMFERDRGRSDEITLAAWRSRSLSERFAEWVYGLFASEL; encoded by the coding sequence GTGCTCGCCCGCCTTCCCCGGATCCGATGCGCCGCCGCGGCGGCGCTCATCGGCGCGTCGATCGGCTGCGCCGCCGGCCCGCGCCCCGCCTCCGTCTTCTTCTTCGAGGCGAAGCTCGACCCCGCGAGCGCGGACTTCGGACGCGAGCTTTCGAGCGTGACGGGGGAGCCGCTGATCGCCGGCAATCGCTGCCGGCTCCTCGAGAACGGCGACCGGATGTTCGAGGCGATGCTCGAGGCGATCCGGAATGCGCGCGCGACGGTCAACGTCGAGACGTACATCTTCCAGTCGGACTCGACCGGCGTCCGGTTCGCGCGGGCGCTCGAGGAGCGCGCCCGGGCGGGCGTGCGCTGCCGGGTCCTCGTCGACGCGTGGGGAAGCCACACGCTTTCGAAGACGCTCGAGTCGGAGATGAGGAAGGCGGGAGTGGAATTCGAGCGGTTCCGTCCGATACTCCTCTTCCACCGGCTGAAGAACCGAACGCACCGCAAGATCCTGGTCGTCGACGGAGCGGTCGCGTTCGTCGGGGGGCAGGGATTCGACGACCGCTGGACGGGAGACGCGGATTCGCCGAAACACTGGCACGACGCCGCGGTGTCCGTGGAAGGTCCCGCGGTGGCGAGGATTCAGAGCGTCTTCGCCGAGAACTGGATCGAGATGCGGAGACCGGTTCCCGCCGGGCCCGGCGATTATCCGGAGCTCCCTCCCGCCGGCGGCGAGGACGTCATGGTGCTGCGGTCCTCCTTCGGCGAGCGGAGCTCACGCGCCGCGCTCGGCCTCGACGTCCTGCTCCATGCCGCGCGCCGCGAGATCCTCATCGAAAACGCCTATTTCATCCCCGACGCGACGACGATCGGGCTTCTGTGCGACGCCGCCCGGCGCGGGGTCCGCGTCGACGTGATCGTGCCCGGCGTGCGCAACAACCTCGGTTACGTCCGCCGGGTCTCGCGGTCGACCTACGGCGCGTTGCTGGAAGCCGGCGTGCGCATCTTCGAGTATCGGCCGACGATGATGCACTCGAAGGTCGCCGAGTTCGACGGGCTGTGGGCTTCCGTCGGGTCCGCGAACATCGACAGTCGGTCGTATTTCTTAAACGACGAGGCGAACGTGAATGTCCGGAGCGCGAAGCTCGCGGGAGAAATCGCGGGCATGTTCGAGCGGGACCGCGGCCGGAGCGACGAGATCACGCTCGCGGCGTGGAGATCGCGCTCGCTCTCGGAGCGGTTTGCCGAGTGGGTTTACGGCCTCTTCGCCTCCGAGTTGTAG